From the Hordeum vulgare subsp. vulgare chromosome 1H, MorexV3_pseudomolecules_assembly, whole genome shotgun sequence genome, the window TGCATCAACTGAATGGTTGGATTATTAAAAGTATTTAGCAAACATAAGAAACATGATTGAAATATGAATAAGGTCGATGGGCTTAGCAGGAAGACTGTGATCTTACAAGTAGGTACATAACAAGGGAGATCAAGACAGTCTTGTAATTTCCCCAGTAAGCATCTGCTATGCGTGCTCCAAGTATAGGCACAAAGAAAACTGCAACCTAAAGTACGACAAAGCACGCCATAGTATGCACATGGAACTCTAATTTTACAACCTCAAGCCTATCAAATACAACATAAACATAATGTAAAGATAAACAATTGAGTACAACCTACACCACAAGCTGATTAAGTGCTCCTTCGCCCTATACGGATGAAAAGCCATCATGAGGTTAGAAAAGAAGGGGGCTTAATCGTAGTTGCAGCAGTTGATATATATACTGACATCAAGGAAATATAATTTTTCATATGAATGGAATACCTGCAAACCATGGTAACTGCTGCACATTTTGTAAGCATACAAACATTCATGCAAAATGATATGGGATAGGGAATATGTGCCACCATTTATTGAGCGTTGTATGACACAAGTAAGAATCGCTCACACCACAACAAACTTACAATTCAAGAATCATTTAAATGTGTCATGTGCAACAGTGCAACACCATCTCGATGCACTGCTAGTGAGCATGTTTGGATTGAAAGTCTTTAGTATCACAATACTGTATCTATAAATGGCAATATGAAACAAACACGACAACAATACATAATGAATATCGGTTAGGAATCAAGATTTAAGTGAACCTCACAAATGATTTTATTATGCTTATATTGCGAGATCTTCTCCttgtcttatttcttcatctccatTCCGCTCGCTCGAGTTCCTCCGCTCAAGCTCAACAAGGCTGTACTTGAGAAAATAGTCATCATGAAAATTTTTAAAAAGGAAAAATTCAGTAGGTTTAGATGTACTCCATTACAAGGGAATTTTAGGATAATTAGTTCAGTTTTGGAATCCACACTATGCAATCTCAACTTACAAAATATGTATTATCTAGAAGGCTGTGCGAGCAAACATCTAGTCTCAAATCTCAATACGGTAATTCTAGGTACAAACCTCGAATTTTAGCGGATGCCTATGATGCAATGTAAAGGTGATGAGATAACCCATAATTACCGACTATCTTTTGCTGTCTCATTCTCACTCCTAATTACTGACTACATCTAAAACATCTTAGATGCTTGTCTACAGAAAAAGACAGTAGCTAAGATGCTTTAACTTGAGTCTATTTTTTAACATAGAAACACCCTAATTACTGAGCGTCTTTTGCTGTCTTTACACATGTTCCCTTAATTTTAAGAGAGAGTTTCATTGGCTCTTTCCTAGCCCGAGATAGGCCTTTTATGAAGGTATTAATTTGCAACCTTCTCATTTTCATTCCTTTGATGTAGTTTGAGTGCTATATTTGGACAACGCTTCAAGGTCCTGATTCTCAGGTTGAGCAATACTTAGAGGTCTTCTCTTTTTGACTGAGATTTTATGTCCTTTGCAAGAAATATTTTTGCCACTTTACATATGATAGGCATATGGGTGTTCAATGAGACATATATTGTGGCACAGACCAATATATGCAATTCATTCGACTTTGTTTGATAGTTATTTCTGGACAACCCATAATGAACAAGCATCTTAGCTATTGTCTTGCACCTAAATTCGAATGATGCAGCACCCATTCTCACTCCTATGGTGGGTATATGATAGATTTGGTGGGGAAGAGGGtacctttggtggattgattgatgTGCCTTGGTTCTCCTCCTCCCCCGTCGGGACCTGCAACCCAACCCATCACATCAGAGATGCATACCTGCTAAGGAAAGGAAATCCCATGCCTGCATCAGGGATTGGGAGAGGAAATCGAGATCACTGGAGGAAGAAAGGAGCTTGACGAGCACAAGAGCGGTGTCCCGGGCAGAGACGGCTTCGCTCCATGGCGCCTTCCTACAGATACGAGACGAGATGGGGTCAGACTTCAGAGAGCacaagagaggaagaggaggaggaagaagaagaaggggaggggTTCATACCGTAGCACTGTCGTCAAGCCCTCTTTGCGTGCGGTTAGTCGGTCGGTCGgtcgccatggccggcggctagggttcccgTCGGGAGGAGAGATGGAGGATCTAACCGTGGGCTTCGCTGCTCGAGCGGATCTACGAGCAGGGAAAGGAGGGGAGGCGGCGCCAGCGGTGGGGTGGAGGTCGGGGTTGGGGGAGACCACGGGGTCAAtgcgagagagaggaggggatcgTGAGAGCATGGGGGGTGGCAGGTGCGTTCGTGGGTCGCGTgcttttttcttcttccttttttttttttgccttttgacgGGTGGCAGGTGCGATCGCAGGTGGGAACAAACAGATATGTACGATGGGCTGTTATGGATCTATTTTTTATATTGAACCGTTTGGTTTTTGGAGGTTTGAAaaaaaatctatgaaagaaaaaaatCTATGAGAGGAGGACGTGGATGGAATGGCTTCCAACCATAGAAGTAGGATCGCTACAGGTtaaaccatcacgacggcacatcTACTTTAATAATAGAGATAAGAAACACCACTGCTCTCCGAACCGAGCATGCAGATACGCTGATACGATTCTGGGAGTACAGCACGGTCGCCTAGTTTAATCGGCCAGAAATATCCGGTGCATGCACAATGCATGGTTTCCGGTCTGATTATCGATAGCTTGATCTTGTCATGTCCCTGCCACTACCAAGGGGAGTATCAGCGGAGAGATCTTCAGATCTTGCAACGACCGGCTATCAATCCAGCCAGTGCATCGAGGCCATTCCGGAAACTAATCGCTAAAGAACTTCAAATCATCCTTGCTGGAGACCGTCAACAGGGCATAATTACACCCCATTAGCTAGCTTGCTAGGTAGCTAGCACCCCACCCGATAAGTAAAGAGAGCACGAGACGAGATTGTTGGACGGGCGGGATTCTCTCGGCAGGGGGGAGGAACCTGTATAGCCCCAACAACACTGAATCGGAGGCCATGTGAGGCTGTCTCGTCTGCTTGCATCACCGGGGGAGAAAGCAGGCATCAAAGGATGACCAGCTGACCGTAGGTGCATTGCACCCGGGCGTCCAAATCTTCAGGGTTTGCCCCCCAACACAGGCCAATTGGCCGACGGGTACGGTTGCGCATCCGGGGCAGGGCAGCCGATCAACCCGCGCTTCCGCAGCCACACCACCAGTATCTGTCCTTGGCCGTTGTGCCCCCCGAATTCAGAGATATCTTCGATTGCAGTCCACCATTGCAAGGAAGACTGCAGCAAGTAGCATAGCAACTAGCAAGCCCTTTATAGTCAGTTCCTATATGTACCACGTACAAGTTGTCTGCTGCTGATTGTAGTGGCATACTCTTTTCTCTTGCTCCCCGCTTGGAACTGAGACGGTCCACGCCGCTCGAATGTCGACGGAGAGGAGGGCGAGGCGAAACGGTTCCATggccggcggaggaggaggccgggtgCGCGGTGTGGAGGTGAAACGGGCGGCGCCGCAAGGGCAGAGCTCGCCTGCCGCTTCCGCGGGGTACTTCACGGCGGAGCTGGCTGTGCTGTTCCTCTGCCTGATCGCGCTGCTGGTGTTCCTGCCGCTGGTCCTACCGCCGCTCCCGCCGCCGccgatgctgctgctgctggcccCCGTGGGGCTTATGGCCGTCCTAATCGCGCTGGCGTTCGTGCCGTCCGACAGCCGGAGCATCGCCTCGTCGTGCCATTGAAGAGGACGGCGCGCGGTAGTAGGAGTTAAGAAATCATTTTGCTTTTTGTTTCGAATTGACGTTTTTTTTTTTGCGATGGGTATCGACGGTTTTGTTAACTGCTAACACGATCCAGGTAGAGAAATCAGAGCTTTATTTAATCACGTGCGACCGTCAAAGAATATACTCTGTGCGTCAAGGATTTGTACAACTACGTTGTGGAAATTAGGATTTGTCCAAGTGCTAAAGCTAAGTTAGCTTTCATTTTTCTCTTGATCGCAAAACCTTTTTTTTTCATAATACACAAGGCAAGCATCCGGCTTTAAATAAATAAAACTCAAAAGTCCTGTTTGATTGTGTGCATCGCTTTTGAGCTACTCGGCTTTTTAAAATTCAGCTTCGTTTTAGAAAATGCAAACCAAATGAGATAGCTTCACGATATTGTCGTTTCGTAAAAAACTAAATCTAAGGCACAACTTCATGTTTTTTGTGGTTCTCTTTAAGAGGTGCTTCAAAAAATGTAGAAGCTGGAGTTGGAAGAAAATTACCTTTCACTGCCACCCGTAAATGGATATTCCTTCGTTTTCCTCTCTCATCCAATCCGATGGATCCTTTTCACCAAATTTTCATTCTCAAAGCTGAAGCTACATGAAGCCAAACATTCTTTTTTAAAAGTTACAACTTTTATATGAAACTGCTTTAAAATGGATTGATGGAGCTGAATTGATTTTGATGGAATAGAGCACACATAAACGGAGGCGAGTTAAAAAACGAGATACAACACACAAGTTTTGCCAAACAATTAGATGAACCTTACAGTCTAAGAAAATTTCGAACCGTTAAGCATGTGCAATGTATTTCCAGAATTTCGTCTAAACAAACGTGTAAACAAACGTGTACGACATGAACATGTTAGCACATTACATTAAGAAGATATACATATATTCATCTACGAGCGTCGAAACAAAAAATGCACAACACAAAAGTCATGTGAAACAATGCGATAAAGTTACTAGTCAAATGAAATTTCAAACAGTCTACCACAAATTTGTCTAAAATAGATTGAACACAAAATTGAACATTTACAATCAACAAAACTACAAACCGATGGCCTAAATGGAGGCATAACGTCAAGGTGTCTTTTTTTTCTGTACAACTTACCTTGAATCTAAGCACCTCCTGTAGATTAGAAGTCCAACACCAACATGCCGACGAACACGAATTTTGTCTATTTGGACCGGCTTGAGGCAAGGCGTATGGCCTTGCACACCCAACCGGTCAACCCATTTGATCCACCTGGCCGTATTTTGTCCAACAAAACATATTTTGTGCAACAAAACATATTTCGTGCAACAATCTAGAATTATAGGCCAATGACCATAGTCTATGCCGACGTAGGTGCAACCGGACGGTATACATACCAACACACATAAAATTCGCATCTCTCACAATAGTTCATGCCGGCATACATCACAACACAAAAAAGAATCGTCTCTCTCGACTATAGCTCGTGCATCTCGACCGTAGTTCATGCCAGCACGCACGATGACATACAAAAAAGCACGTCACTGCCATAGTTCATCCATCTATCTCGATCATCTCCTTTTGCTTCTCCTTGAGCCAAATTCTCAAGTCGATCGTCATGATCTCCACTTCCTTCCAAATTCACACTAGCTTCACCTCGTTTGCTTTTGTCCGGGCATAGCTCTCCTCAATCTCGATCTTGTTCTTTTGGATGTCGAAGTAAGTCTTCATTTGCTTCTCTTTCTGTTGGCGCTTCCTCTCGTTCCTCACATACTTTTGGGTCATGAATCACTTTAAAGTTTGTTCAAGCCGAGTGTCGAAGCATCACGCTTATCATCTAACTTGGAGTTGGTGTTCCCTCTCGGACACTTCACACCTCACTTGGCCCAATGATCGCCGACGGCCCCCATCTTTATTTTGCACCACACATTGCTCCTTATACTTTGGGCACCCACAAATCATCATCCAACAATTTTTCAACGTGAATGGCTTGTCCCCATGCTGGATCTTCCAGCTCTCCAAAGATTGGAATGTCTACAAATCAAGATGAAATCAACAATATGCATTCATATGCAATGGAGATAAAAGCATCGAACACACATATGAACAAGGGTAAGGAATTGTATACCATGTATTTGACACCTAGGCCACTCACGGGATGGTCGGTGATGTTCTCAAGGGAGGCACAAAACTGGTTGCACTCTAGTTGGATCAAGGTCCACCTCTGTTGGATGACACACCGGGCTTGAACTTCCCACATTCATGGAAATATGTATGGACCCCCTTCAAAAGACCCAAACATTGTGCTTTTTTTCTTGACGCCGGTCTTGTATCTTGTCCAATCTTCATACATGCTTCGCAAATCAACTTGTCCTCATCCTTGGTGTATCCTCCTGTCTGGATGCTTTGTCGCCTCCTTTGTGCATTTTCTTGTTGAGACAGCTCATGGTGGAACATTGACTCATCGTCGATGTCAACATCATCTTCTTGCCCTTGATTTCTATGACCATTGGTGTCTTCTTGCATGTGTATGTCCATGTATTCTTGCACTTAGTTGTACTGCTCGCGACCATCTTGGATTTGGGTCTCATCGACATTATATGTTTGGCCACCCTCGTAGATGATTCCCTCCATGAACATTGTAGTAGGAGGGGTCTTCATGAGTCGGCGTCGGGGTTAGTTGTTCGTCGAACCGGTTGCGGGCATTGGGAAAGTCTCTCGTAGGGATTTCCCGCAGACTCTTCTTTTCCGTCCCGGTGGACTGGCGAGAGGTGTGACATTGAGATCGAGGGTCGCCGCCACGGGGAATGTTGGTGCAAGTTCACTCACTTTCGGCGAACCATCCCCAGGTGACCCGCTACAGCTCCCACCTCCCCTCGACCTTTGTAGACCCCTCCCCCACCCTTCAATCCCTTTAAGACCCCCTCCCGCTGCCAATGAACAACTCCGACAACCTCCCACACCCCCTGATTTGCACCCATCAAGTTTCAGAGCTGTTCATGCCAACTTCCGATCATCCATGGCTTGCCATGGCCATGGCCAACACTCATGTCATCTCAGCCTTCGGCCTCGCTCTTTGCGAAATTTACTTAACCCAAAAAACGTTGAATTACATATAGCACGGGCGACAACTAATAGGGTCATTGCGGTTAAAAATAATATACACGATACTTGTTCCCACAGAGGTTGCTTGCAAGGAAGGCTTTTGCATCCAATTGTTATTCTTGATACTTGTCCTTGAGTGTTTTTTTTTGACAAAGCAAATATATTAATATAACAAATATATCAATTACTCCCAGTCTATGCAACAACACAATGTCATAAAGACATTATGAATACACACAATCAaaagacaaaaagaaaaagaaaaaagaaagatccATCAATTCCTTGTAACTGTAGCACAAACTACCACCTAGATAACCCCCAAAGTCCAAATTCTTCAAAAGCAACGTCTCCAAAAAGGAAACACTGCACAAGCATTGTCATCGCCAATCCTAGATCTTAGTTTTTCACCCTGAAAGCTAAGACATTGTACTCCGTGCTGCCGCTCCCACTTGCAGATGCCGCTGCTACCACTCACGAATCACCAAGCAAAGTCCTCATCACCACGAAGACTCGGTCCTCAATTACAAGGCCTCAGACCTCAGCCGCCATGATGTTCTCAGGGATTGTCTTCACCATGGAAATGGAAATACCGACGTGTTTCATAATGTCAACACATACCAAAGCTTTGCATCACACCCTCGTGAAGCCACTCGGGTTGAAATAGGGCACACATGACCGAATCTCATCCAATCCAACAACATACATGCGTTAAGCACCCAATAAAGATCTTCGATGGAGCATTCCGAAACTCGTCGATGGGCAGATCTATGTGGGTTGGCAATCGGCATAACACCATCTTAGACAAAAACAACCCAAGGACCATGCTACCCACCGGTTCCCTACAACAAGGTGAAGATCTCAGCGGacaacgccgccaccacccgcaCCATGCGAAGATGCGTAGCTGACCGCACAACCCCCCGAACAAGTTATCCCGCTGCCCTCGCGACGACAGCGGTAGTCGAGGTTGCCAAAGAAATACGAGGCCGCCGCCCCGGCTCCCATTTCTGTCGGACTAATCACGTTGTGCATGGCCGCAATAAAGCTCCGACCGAAGATCCCGCAACGCAAGAAACGATGGCCCCCCACCATCATCAGTCGCATGAGGAGGATGAGGATCCATCACCACCGTCAGCCTCGTGGCCTTTGACCGGAGACATACTTTAGCGACAGCAGGGAAAGCAAGATCGGCGGGGGAAGTGGTGTCGGTTGCTCTAGGGTTTTGCCCGAGTTGCCCCTTCCGGGAGCGAGATGGGGGCCTTTTCTTTGGAGCACTTGATGCTTTCCCTCAACCATGATGTGCATGTCTCATTGTATTAAAAGTGCAAACCGATGGTTGTGTTAGATCTTGCTTGATAATGGAGGTTCGTGCTAATGTATTGCCTAGTTAAAATTTGCCACACTTGTGAAAGTACTGTTCTGAGCTCGAGCTCACAAGATCTCGGGTGAACAATCAATTTACAAAAAAACaataataaattcaaaaaatctgATTTTTGGCCAACAAACATTGATTGTTTTTTCTAACACCAATGCAAAATTTCATATCGGAACCACATATCTGGAGGTGTGGACAAAAAAATGCTCTAATATAGCTCCAAAACACTCTTTTTGGGGTATTGATTTTTTTCCCACACGCCCACAAATGAATGTAGAAAAAACATTAATGTTTCTTGTAAAATTATACTCCTTCTGTATTTAAGTATTTGTTGTTGAAGAACACTAATACAAGTACCTCAGCTATAAGTATTGTGATACAAAGGGAGTATATAACTTGGTTTTActatattttttaaattttactCTTCACTAAGTTCTTGTAAGCCGAACTCACATACCTAATGTCTGCCACACTGGTAGATAACCTGAAAACAACAATAGTATGCATACCATCATGGTACCCATGCGTTGCCACGAGTTGACAAATATGTAGAAATGAACCAATGATTAAATGGTATTTGGTTAAAGGGCCATTAATTTTAGTTCACTCATTTTGACCAGAATACATGTACAAGTTTCATCATTTTtttattcaaaaaatgttgaccaaAACACAGGTACAAGTTCCATCAATTCTTTATTCAACTACTTGTTTGTCACTCCCTTCAATTGATGGTTGAGGCCCCCAAAACATGTAGTTGTTGCTGCCTTGGAAACCACAAAGCGTCTTCTTTTATATATATTCAGATTCAGGAGAATTTGTACGATGACTAAGATTACTTACTTGGAGACAAGATCATAAGAGTAAGTAAGAACTTGGGGATATAATCTTCCAAATCATGTGAGACAACTTGAACTTCCCCTACAAGTGAAAAAATCATAACATTATGGGAAATAAATGCACTTTCCACTTTACTCTTGTATAGCTTAAACTTGACATTTAACAAACACATTCACAAGAACGAATTAGCAGGAGATCTTACTCATCAGAGCAAAGGAGTGCCTTGTCAAATTGGCCATGATTAGTCCAGGACGAACTTAATCAACCGCAATGGTAGATCCTTCTCGACCACGTATGAAATGTACCTTGTTGGTGACTTTTATAAACCATCATGTCCAATCATATACAAACAAATAAACCTAGAATTGCCACATGGATTTTATTTTGGTGAAGATTTAACATGAAAGCTCATTGTATCTTATGCAACTGAAGTGCATGACCCTCATGGTCATTGGCAAAGACGTGAGGGGCATGTAACATGCACGCGTTATGGCCTCGAAGGAACTTTTAGTTTTTCTACTTCTTTGTATATGTTTTCAACTGTAGTTTATCATCACCGAAATAATGATTTGTTTTATAGAATAGAAAAATGACCAAGATAATCCGGGAACATGATAGTGTGTTTTGTCACTGTTGAAGAACCTTGCCAATGGCCAGCCATATATGGAGAAAAAAGAACAATCAAGATGGTTTTCTAAAGAAGTCATACCATCTCATGGTGCACATCATGTTCATGGATCGTAGTCAGACTCTCTTCTCTCAGCTTCATTGTCATCTTTTCAGCCTACAAAATCAACCACTCGTGTTCTGAATAGTTATTATAAATAAATTTCAAGAGCAGGTCATGGGTGAATCATTTGGGTACCATACTTAAATTTTTTTATGTCTATGATTGATTTGATAGATTATATCGCATGCCATGTAGAAAGCCATGCCCAATTTGAATGGATGAATCATCTTTGAGTGTTCAAGAAGTCTCGGGTAAGTCTCGCCGGCATGCACAATTGATCTACTTTGTCATCTATCTTGCGAGGACATATAGAGCTCATTCTTAGCACACCTGGTGTCTTGAAGGAAAAGAGTGATGATATACTTTATTTGCTACAAAGGACTTTTTATGTTAGAATGAATATTGCTTTTATTCCGTGTAGTTCATAAACTTCATCAATGAGGTCTATAATTTGTGTTGGTAACAAAGATAAGATCCAATTTAATTGTAAAAAAACTATGTTACACACAGAAAGTGTAACATGTAAGCTTAATACTACTACTTTCTTCCTCGGGTGTTTGTGTTGATCATGCAATTCTTGCTCGTGCATGCCATTTTGATAGCCATTAAAGAACATTTTGAATGTAAGTAGGAGCATGCaatctaggttgagcattatatgAAATATATAGCTAACTAGTATTTTATATAGAACAAAAATATACAACTTTTTCATAAGCAAGGCAAAACCACTAACAACACTGTTATAAGTAATTTCTTTTGGAGCGTACTAATAACACTATGGTGTATACTTTACCTACCACTATAGAGATATGTCTTAAAGTTTCAGATTCATTCTAACTACAACGGAAGTAACACTACCCTGCTCGTGCATTACAAGCTAGTGAACTACAATTGCTTGTCATCCAACTGTCACAAAATCACCTTAGGTGTTCACCAACTAACATGTCCCCCTCCGTATGCAATAGCATTATCCTTTTTAAACCTGAACAAAACCGTACATTTCAGcaagcaaaaaaatagaaaaaaccaaATTCCTCAGTCCCGTTCCAAAGTCTCATTCCCACCAAGGTctttttttgaaaaatgtttaatCCATGGAATGATTATCTTGTTCTAGTTGACCGTACATGTAAAAGAAGAACGATATGTCTAATTTAAAAGCACTAAGACACACATTAGAAATAGTAGTAAAGATGTCATTTGTATGTAGCCGTTCAGTTCTTAAATtgatcgtcatgttaattctttggaCTGGCATTATGTGTTAATTTATAAAATCTTAAATGTTGAATTTTTAGGAAAAGGGAGGTTGCCAAATTTCTTAGACATATATGTGTTAGCAATTAGTCATTCTGCAATTGGAAACTTTGGGTAGCAACACTAAGAAACAAGTGTTAAGCTCCTGAGTGTTGGTAGTTCTAAATCCCGGAAACCTAACTGTCTACTGGCCAATAACTTTGCATATATACTAACCCGATATAAATTCAGAAGTTGTATTGTTCAGACTTCTCAACGGGCTATATAATAAGGTCACCGACGGTGGTAGACGATGCAATAGGAAAGTATCACCTATGGCATTGATGGGGTTGTCCATTAGGGGTAGGGCCATGGACCTGCATTCCATGGCCCACCTAGGGACCCACAGAGTCATCAATGCCCTCAAAGCTATCGGTGCAGTATCAGTCTCACTTGGATGAACAAATTCTCACTCGGATGCACacgtgatacatcccaaacgtatctataatttctgcttgttccatgatattttaggtgacattgttatatgttttgctacacttttatatcattttacacatatttggactaacctactaactcagtgcaccccgtGCAATTTCTGTGTGCTCATgtttattttgcaggggcttttacccaatttcagaagcccgaaaaattctagaaaaaatatataaaaaatcagcaaaacagaagcttccggatcaccgaagatgggccagaggggggccagggcccctctaggcggcctgctggcgcggccaggccctaggacgcgccaggaggtcgcctgggtgggtcccacctcctccggtgccctcctttgtcctatatttagagtcccaagaggaaactcttgcagactttctggaatcacgaatttctccatcgtttcgccgccgcagcgcttacgagatcgggagcgtcacgagacctcttcccggcaccctgccggaaggaggattgaccttcgagagcttctccaccgccatggacgcttcccggatgtgctgtgagtagtcctgcttgaaccatgagtccatgaccagtagctatgtcatgtattctctccaatcttgtgcttcaatggttagtccttgtgagccgccctacatgatcaaggcatctatataattctcttgctattgctatgctcggtttgttgggatccaatggattatgagattatgtttagattgttatgagttatatatttgattattcttttatattatgttccttagttattcatgcatgttctccgttgctatttattgctttggccgagtagtagattgtaactccaagagggagcgttatgcatgattgtgggttcatgtccctcgatgtctagcttgtgtgatagaaacatgagactaggggatgtgcttgtagccaccagggagaaaaaaacggtgcttgtgaccacggttgcaaggattgtttaccttacgcatagttcattaatgcagttgtctgttgctttgagtttactctTTGggtgggctcgcaacttaataacggagagatgttatggatagatatctcaaggtggatgattagtaagtagatgctgatgaataaacggtatacttgtcttggcgtactgcccattactattgaactctaactatcaagtagcataattagcattgtggtgcgatcataattctgtccattgcccaactgtgatctgtttacccaagcatagttgtttatcgtcttttgggagagagacttcactagtgaacatcatgtgactccggtccatatcaccatcattgtttacacctccatcatttactgctttcatttacttttccgttgcaatcgctATTACTTtcatgcttgtgttttgatcttttgcaaactacaaggacggagagattgacaacctctctgtactcgttgggagcaaagttatctgTTGtgcgtgcaggtccacgtcttctgctggcgccagggtggaagacacctaattgttgagcctaggagtccttctggttcgataaaccttatagtctctgtGTAAGGTAAATCTGCCGCTGACTACATctctaccttccacttggggtaaccaacgaggggcgagaagtatatccatcaactcgtcatgaagcaaatttttggcgccgttgccgaggactccagtcttcaagataggggagttgcacactatgctTTATCTTtggtttttagtcttgttagtttgcttttcaatttttcctttagagtcttataccaaaaaccacaaaaaaatagttgctttgttcttgcttgttgccgttgctatgggttacactgagaacaccatgttgggtgactccactagtcacaacaacaatgattataccttctcctctattgctccagttaccactaagggtcttgttacaagtaaaccatgtgactatactagtcattatgcagaattatgcccttggcatggttgcatcgggaagccacaagatctttggtttgaagttgctcctaaacgtccccaaacttgggaagacgtccaaactcttataatagagagcaaatcTAACATAGAGGATGAAAgtacaattttacttaatagcaataatattgattttgacaattgtagtctctccgaagttatcacctttttgcaaagaatggctaaagacccccacactagtacactcagtattgccttcaccgagcatattaccaatg encodes:
- the LOC123412883 gene encoding ARGOS-like protein — protein: MSTERRARRNGSMAGGGGGRVRGVEVKRAAPQGQSSPAASAGYFTAELAVLFLCLIALLVFLPLVLPPLPPPPMLLLLAPVGLMAVLIALAFVPSDSRSIASSCH